TTGTTCTTATCACAAACAACACTGACAATTCCTTCTATCTTCCTTAGAAATACTACAAGAAATAGCAGAATGTACGAATTTATACCTGACCAACCGTTGCGACCCAGCTTTACGAGTTCCAGCAATGTAAGGTCTCCATATAGCGTTCTTGTGAGGTAGCATACATGCTGATGATTACTACGATGGACAGGGAGGCACCTTGTAAGGCGTGGGATGCCTGTATGAATCGGGATCCCACCATGGTCGGACGGATCAATATCATTGCGGAGACCTTTGCAGGTGTTATCAATAGCTTTGTCGACCCCATAAGCTGGAAGACCATGGTGAGCTAATCATTCAATAAGCCAGGGAAGAGATGTTCCCCACTAATTTGTTGTGACGCATTCCTGTAGAGCTTCACGTTAGTCACTCTTAGTTTCCTGATCATCCTCACTAATTCAGCATTATTCAACTTGCGAGCCAAAGCGTCACATCAAGAAGTACCGTCGTCCAACAATAGCTTCTGGCCTCCGCAAAGTCAATTCATGCCTCAATTACCCCCTCATATACCCCATCCTCAACAGCACATGCTTCCACCCCAGCAACACAATTATCATGCAGTCGATGATCGTCAGGAGAACGCGAGGCAGATTGGTTGGACTGGAGAAGCGAAGAAAAAGAGCTGGTGGTGATATTCGTCCTCGTCAGGCGACCACGTCCTGTCTGTATGCATATACTTGTCTTTTTTCGTCAACTGACCATACAGAAGActatttcaatttgttgCATGCATATGATTTGATCAGAGTGTCAATTGTTTTGCCACTGGGACTTATTTTGCTTGTTTTGCTGTTTTCGGCTAATAAGCACGGATATCCCCGTAAGACTTCAGATTAATAATGACGCCAAGTTCACCACtacatcaatttcaattagCTTATACACTTACATCTCTACAATCTACACTTATATTCACAATATATTGCCCACTTAGATTTTTATTCGCAATTCCAACAACACCATCAGATCATCTCTTCACTGACAAGCAGAAATAGGATCACAAGGAGCTACATACTGAGATCAGTCATTCAGAATGTCACGCCTCGGTAAACGTCATCCAGACCTCTTGGTAAGTTCTCTTCGCCTGCTCAACTATTCGAGGAAGCGGACAGTCATTTCAGAGCAATTCTCACATCTACGACAAACGTATGGCTGACCTTCTCTTCGCTTAAGTGCTGTAATTTCAACCAAGACTTCTCGTGTATAGCCGTAGGACACAAGAAGGGATATACTATACTCAATTGTGATCCCTTTGGTAAAGTACATTCCAAAAGTGAGCCATCTTTCAGTAGATTTGCTAGAAGACGGGCGATTGACTATTTGTGCAGATGATCAAGGAGCTACAGGTATTGTGGAGATGTTATTCTGTACTTCGCTAGTCGCATTGGTGGGAGCAGCAGACACTCAACCTTCAAATAGTCCTCGGAAATTGCAGATAGTCAATACGAAGGTAAGCCACACAATGACCTAACGCATTCACTAATTGACTAATGGGTGAGCTATCAGCGTCAATCCACCATTTGCGAGCTTATTTTTCCAACTTCCGTCCTGTCAGTCAAGATGAATCGAAAAAGATTGATAGTGGTATTGGAGAACGAGATTTACATATACGACATATCGACGATGAAGTTATTGCACACCATTGAGACCGGGCCAAATCCTAATGGTGAGTGACAATCTGTTTTGTCTTGCTTGACAAGACTTTCGCTGTTTCCCGGGTATACTTATGTAACTGTTGATGTATATACTTGTACTCAGCTGTCTGTGCGCTTTCATCGTCCTCCGAGCATTCTTACCTTGCCTATCCTTCTCCAGCGCCTTCCGCATCTTCAGCTCCTCTTTCCTCAAGTGCTGTTCCTGCAGCTCCTCCCGCACCTACAACAGGTGATGTTCTCCTATTTGATACTATATCCCTTTCAGCACTCAACGTCATTCAAGCTCACAAAACACCTATTGCTGCTCTCGCTCTCAACTCTACTGGCACCATGTTAGCTACTGCTTCAGATAAGGGTACTGTGGTCAGAGTGTTCTCCGTACCTGATGCGAAAAAACTATGGCAGTTCAGACGAGGTACCCAAAATGCCAAGATCTTTAGTATGAATTTCAACCTCGCAAGCTCGTTATTGGCGGTATCATCAGACTCGTCAactatacatatatataaacTGGCCAATTCCAAAGGAAAGGGTGTTGGTGGTTCAAATAACGGAGGCATTGTAGATATACCTGAACATGTCGACGGAGCAAGATCACCTACTCCATCTGACGCCCCTTCCAATTCACCACCGCTCTCTTCAGCCAAATTGGCGGGAAAGGACTCAGCAGCATCCTCTTTGGGTAGGAGGTCTTACCATATCGGTAAATCCTTTGTGGGTGGTGTAGGAGGATACTTACCAAGAAGTGTTTCGGAGATGTGGGAACCTCAAAGGGATTTCGCATTTATCAAGTTGAGAGGTAGTAGTGCTAGAACGGTGGTAGCTATGAGCGGGTGAGTTGATGTGATGTGATGTGTAAACGCCCGAGAAAGAGCGCAAGTAGTAATTGAAACTCGTTTACAGGACCGCACCTCAGGTTATGGTTATATCTGCAGATGGGTTATTCCAAGCGTATAATATCGATCTAGAGAACGGAGGAGAATGTTCTTTGATGAAGGAGTTTGCGTGAGTTGAACTGATTGAACGAATGTATGCGTGCTAATTGTCGACAACAGGTTACTGGGCTCGGAGGATTCTGTCGGTAACGCATCACTCGGGATGTAGAACGAAAAGGGCTTTTTTCATTCGAGTTTGTAATAGTATGCATACAATTTTTTCTGAATATAATTCAACGAATACATCACCACACCACTTGACACTGCATCAACTCAGCCTACTCTACAACGTTTTTGCTCGTTATAATGTCTCATCCTTTTTATCTAATGCAGGAATCCCCTAATTGCTCCTCCGACGTTTTGAACATCTAATAAAAAAGTATCATGTCCCCATACACCACCTAATTCGTAATAAGttacattttgatttccaGTCAACTTGAGTGCATCAGCAAGTTCACGTTGTTGTTCAACAGGAAAAAGTACATCAGATTGTACACCTAATACCAAAGCTGGTATATCTTTTAAACGTTTAAGACCTAAAGAAAGTTCAGATAAATGAGGTGATTTTGAGGTTGGaatgaattttttcaatttctttttaatttcaatttcatttttatcattttctttgaattttaataaattttcatttctagGTAATGAAACTGATATTCCAACTGGATCAGAAGGGTAAGGAAAAGGATTTGAATTAGGATAAGCTgtattgaatttctttgCTAAAGATGTAAGTGCTGTTGAAGAcatatcaaataaatccattgcttttgataaataaatcattgaATTGGCGTCGTATGTTAAACAAAACCTCTCCCCCTGTTTCCAATTGATATAAGCTTTAGAATTGAGGTGACTTCGGAAAAGGTTCAAAGACTtacttgatgatcaagatatgTTTCAATCAAGAAATCTGGACTAAGTCTAGGTACATCTGGGTTCCCATCCGAGTCCAAGGCAGCTTCTTGCTCTGAAAGCATTTGTCGTCCAAATCGTTGTTCCCATTCTGGTCCGGATCGATAAGTGATGGTAGCGATTTCTAGAGGATACAACCCGTCAATTTTGTGACCTTTGTCATACTCGATTAAAATCTTGAACTCACGCCTAGCAAGCTTCATACCGTTATGAGGGGGTACACCGTCGTAATAAAATCCTCTGTTCCAGTTAGGGTCTGCCATGAGGACTGAAATAGTAAACAGCACATCAGCATCGAACCTACACGTTGTCTGCGATAGCTATGAATGAGCTTACCACTCCTTTGAGCATATCTCATTCCTACACCATTTAGACCTGATCTTCCACTCGCAGAAATACTAGCAACTCTTCCTACTCTTTCAGGAGCGATATAAGCCATTGAAATAGATTGCATTCCACCCATACTTGATCCTATACTTGcatataatttatcaatttttaaataatctaataaatcaagtTGAGCTCTTGTCATATCATGAATTGATAACATTGGAAATCTTGTTGCCCAACGAGTTTCACCATCACCAGGTGGAtaaggtgaagaaggacCAGTTGAACCAAAACAACCTCCTAAAACATTAGTACAAATAACGAAAAATTTATCtgtatcaattgattttcctgATCCAACGAAATCTTCCCACCAACCTGGTTTTGAAGATGTACTTGTTGAAACGTCATTTCCACCTGATGCAACatgagaagaagctgataatcCCGTATGAAGTAAAATTGCATTATCCCTTGCTGAATTAAGTTTACCCCATGTTTCGTATGCTATTTgaaaaggtggtaaaggttgAGGAGAATATAATAATGGTAATTGATTTGtagaatggaaatgaagTGTAGCAGGCGGTGGCtttgatattatcattatatcagatttgatgaatttaacTCATAGCTTCGTAGTGAACAATTGTACTCACAACATAGcaagcttcagcttcttcttttcctttagttgattctttaccttctaatctttcttcatctcttctaagttcatcatcttttttctGAATCTCctcaatttccttttctttacctttccaCGATCTAGGTGAAGGAGCGGGTTTCGGAGAAGACTGAAGACCAAATCCACCAGGGTTAAAGATGGGTTTACGTCTAGGTGGTAATTGTGGTGAAGTTGGAGGTACAAAATAtgtagttgaagaagaagaagcagtaGGCGCAGGTGGATGATATGATGCTAAATGAGGTTTAGGTGGTTTCCAAGTGAGCTTATTGCTTGGTAATTGAACGGAACGAGGTAAAGTAGCTCGAGGTGGCATGGCGTGAAaatttccttctctttATCAGTTTGTACACAAGTTTAATTCAGGATGGGTAAGATGATTTAAACAGACTGAACGTCTGAATCAGCTTAACGTATTTTATACATTTGTTCATACTGACATCTCTCGCATATGCCTTACAAAGAATTTCCGAATACTCATGCGAGGGTGTATGTGGAAGAACGTCATTTCAATGATATGTTTTCCAAATAAATGTTAAAATGGTTAATCACGCCATCGCTAAAGAATGTGGAGTCCCCAACGTTCGACCATACAGATAATCCGAATTCCATATTTTACGCGTGATCTCTCACCGCCGATTATAAATTCGGCACACCGAACTCAGCCTATGTAGCCAAAGGCAAAGATATATTCATGCTCAGCCTATTTGCATCATTCAAAAGAAGGACTAGAAAACCGTGAATTGTCTGTAGGATACTTAAAGTAGATTCATAGCAGTCAAGTGGGAAGATAGCTTCTATCCGGTCTATTGGGGTATAGCTACATATCCTCGTTGGTCCACTCTTCAACAGTTTCGTATAGCTCCTTGACCAATCGACGTTGTATCTGTTCAGTCGTCTCGGTCTGTACACTGATCAGCAGATGAAATGATTGCAAATCTGAGAAGCTGCTCACCTTGGAAGGCGGCAAGGCTCTGACAAGGACGTAACGTCGTCCCATTAGGATTTCACCCGGTCCAGCTGCTTTTTCGAATGCGCCTTTTCCGCCTGAGAAAAATCCGCCAGTCTCAGAGACGATGATCGCACCAGCCTGTTTGTGACAATAGTGATCAGTTGATGCAGGATCAACGACCTACAGGCAGTGGACTTACGCAGACATCCCACGGGAAACAGCCGGCATCCCAGTACACGTCTAGCTGCCCTGCAGCAATGGCAGCGACATTACAACATGTACTTCCAGTAGCTATAATTGACTCATGGTCAGTTAGATTCAGTGCTAGTCGCTCGACGGAACTGAAGCTGACTTCTCAGTGCGTGAGCCATAATACCACCTTGAACACCTTTTGTCGGATCTCCAGCTAATCGAGCAAAAGACGCGGTCTTTTTAGCGAATGTTTGTTCCGTACGATCAGAGCCCCCTATGAAGCCTTATGATCAGTTTGCTGAACTCTCGCACTAACATCAGCTTGTAATTCACATTCAGCTCCGATCATGCATTTCGATAGGTCCGTCAAAGGTTGGGGAATTCCACCTGTCAAAGGAAGGGGAGTCGATTTGTTCATATATGCTCCACCACCGAGTCGAGCAGAAAGCTGTAGTCTGTAAGCCCGACAGACTTCTTGAGGAACGCTGAAGCGTGCGACGACCtacaatttgattcaagaaaggtaaagcaATCACTCCTACAACTGATTTCGATTTATGGGCTACCCCTATTGAACAAGCTACGAACGGACTGTCTGTCAGCTGAGTACGATGCGTGTAAGGACTTACTAGGAATGTACGAAGCTTTTGTCAGCTACGTTGAGGCTTATGGAACCTACTTCATGGTGCCCTGCATGTCAGCTTTGGTCTGGTACCGGTCAACGTACATCAATAGGATCAACAATCCAGGTGAATTCATCCGTCAATGGGGGTCTATCTCCAGCAGCATATGATTCTTCGCCAATACTAGTTCAAATTGTCAGCGAATCAATCAAGTTAAGAATGCTACTCACAATTTATGGGATGGATATTTCTCCGCTACAGCTGCTTTGATCATTTCCTCTACCGCTTGATCGGTTTCGGTCACAAGCTGAACTGCGAAGTCAACTGGCCTGtccttcatcttgagtGTATCAGCTTACATCTACAGagttcttcttttcctctatATCTTCCTTCTTGGTCCATCTGGCCGCCGAGCCTTTAAGGATGAGGTCGGTAGcctattgaaaaaattcaGCTTACTTCTATAAGTTCATGCTGTTTCGATAgatttcaccttttcgGCGAGCCCGTAAGCAAATTCAAGTATATCCTGATACTCTTGGTCCATGTCTATGCAATATATTTTGTTTCTTGGTATTGCACAATGGGAAAATGAGCGAAAGAAGGACAGGCAGATATATAAGGAAAACCAACCAGTTACTCAGTGGACTTCCTCCACATCACTCCTTTGTAGACGATACCACGTGGTGATTATCCACCGACCACCACCGGGAAAAGCCGCTTTGTGGCAACCATCGTGATCCCGAGCCTTTTGACTTTTCAGACTTTTATTTCATTCAGGCTCGAAGTTGATCATTTTACGATCTCATTCGTCCAAAAcaatcatcttgattgaCCATATCACCCAAACGTCAAAATGATGCGAAACGTCATCTCAAGTCGAGTCTCTTCAGCACTCAGAACCACCGAAACTCGAGCTGCGATTCGACCTTTGGCTGGACCTTCTGTTCCTCTCGCTCGAACTCTCGTTACTAAACCCCTTCCTACACCTCGATTCAGAGCTCTTGTACAATGTCCTAGAAGATTACCTACAAGAGGATACGCCGCTGAAGCAGGTGGTAAATTCAGTAGAAAGAAGCCTCATTTCAACATCGGTACGATCGGTCATGTCGATCATGGTAAAACTACTTTGACTGCTGCTATCACCAAATACCTTGCCGAACAAGGTGGTGGTAAATTCATGGATTATTCTCAAATCGATAAAGCGCCAGAGGAAAAAGCTAGAGGTATCACTATATCCACTGCTGTAAGTATCCTCAATTCTTGTGTATAAAGGGTGTATATACTGATTAACGGCTAAATACAAACAGCACGTCGAATATGAAACCCCTAACCGACATTACGCTCATATTGATTGTCCTGGTCACGCCGATTGTGAGTATCCTTCAGCCTCCCAAGCATGCCGAGATGCATATATGCTAACAATATAACTTAGATATCAAGAATATGATTACTGGTGCCGCTCAATTAGACGGAGCTATCATTGTAGTATCAGCTACCGATGGTCAAATGCCTCAAACCCGGGAACACTTGTTGTTGGCCAGACAAGTTGGTATCAAGAGATTAGTGGTATTCATCAACAAGgttgatcaagttgatgatCCCGAGATGTTGGAATTGGTAGAGATGGAAATGAGGGAGTTATTGTCTGAATTTGGATTCGAAGGAGAGGAAACTCCAATTGTCATGGGTACTGCTTTAGCTGCTTTAGAAGGAAAAGACCCAGAGAGAGGTGCCAACAAGATCAAGGAGTTAATGGAACAAGCCGATACATGGTTGGAGCTTCCTCCACGTAAGTGGTTACATCTCGAAGGATATCCTTCGGACCAATTTGCAGCGCGGGTGTAATACTAATGTCACAAACGCATCCAGGTGATCTCGAAAAGCCTTTCTTGATGTACGTTGAAGATGTCTTCTCCATTTCCGGTCGAGGTACTGTCGTTACTGGTAAAGTGGAACGAGGTGTTATCACCAAGGGTTCGGAAGTAGAGATCGTTGGTATGGGATCCCCCATCAAAACCACTCTTACTGGTATCGGTAAGTACAACCTGTCACAATTGCAATCGGTAGCGCGAAAAGCTGATGAGGCGAACAGAGATGTTCCACAAGGAGCTTGAACGAGGTGAAGCTGGTGATAACATGGGTGCCCTTCTTCGAGGTATCAAGAGAGAGCAAGTCAGACGTGGACAAGTCTTGGTACAACCAGGATCTATCAAATCAGTCAAGAAATTCAAGGCTCAATTATATGTGCGTCCGCCACTTGTCCTTCAGAGTCAGCGACAAGCCAGATTACTAACGCTATTATCTGCTGTAGATTTTGACTAAAGAGGAAGGTGGTCGATACACTCCATTCATGGCCAACTACCGTCCACAACTTTTCATCCGAACCACCGATGTTACAGTCTCCCTTAACTTCCCAGAGGGTACTGAAGGAGCTCATGAAAAATTAGTAATGCCAGGAGATAACGTAGAAATGATCGGTGATTTGGTCCATGATATTGCTCTTGAACCTGGATCTAGATTCACATTAAGAGAAGGTGGTAAGACTATCGGTACCGGTATCGTCAACGAGATTTACGAGTAGACACACAATTAGACATCTCTTTTCCTCCTGGACTATGAATGTCATTATTCTCATACGATTTCTCTAGCATTTTTGTGTTTTCGAGTTGATAcattatattatatatatgcaTACACACCCCTCATAAGGCATTTTTCAGAGTCTTTAGATCTAATCGCCTTTCTTCCCATTTCTTCTGTTCAATTTCTAACCTTTCTACCCATTTATCTACACTTGGATCTTGTATCTTGCCTGCCAACTGCCTTGAGATGTCTTCTAGTTGAAtcaaagcttcttcaatctctGGCTCATCTTGTCCCGGGTGCATGGATGATACTGCGTCGTCATAAGCGTCTACAAAATTCGTAGAAATGGCCAGTATTGGTCGATATTGATCTTCTGTTAATTGATTAATAAATCTAGGTATGGTGGCATGGAGGATTTGATGTAATGCTAAGAGGGGTTTTGCCTGGTAAGAAAATACAGTCAGACACAGATATACTATCATCAGGGACAATTATTGACATACTGCTTCAGCTCGCTTTCTTTCATCCTCAGACAACTCTTCACCACCTAAATCCAGCTCATCCCATCCATCATTTAACGGATCTTCTGAATCACCCTGATTTTCTAATATTTCCTTAAATTCCGACCAAGCATCTTTTACTGTACTTTGATGtattttccattttttcCTTAAAGCACTTTGTTCATCTTTAGAAAgatcatttaataaattatcaattgattccCAAACTTTACCTGTTGAACTTAAataatcatcttgattttctaataCCTTTATATGTTTAattacttcttcaattatattaattattccaaatttccattcttcaaataataatgatgataaatttgaaattaaaatacAACTTATTAATTGACCTATATTTtctgaaattttatttaattcttttattgCTGCTTTAATTGTTATAGGTGGATTAAATGAGAGACCTAAAACAGTTATTGATTGTCTCAGTTGATTTAGTAGTTGTTGAAATGCATCTCCTAAGCCTGATtggattgaagaagaagaggaggagtgtgaggaagatgattgGGAGGTTAATGCTTTAAGTGATATTAATATAATCTTTTGACTTTCGGTCAAAGCTTTCTGTAAATTTGGGTCTAATGGGTCTGTCGGAACACTTTAGCTTTCATTTAGTCAAAATTTGGATGGACCTGATAAGCTCACCTGGCATTATGTAAATCGTATCTGACTTATTGTATGACTTTGGTGCCCGAGCAGCTTTTACAATTCCATAATTACATAGATAGGTTTATTGAACATTTCTAAAATAATTTCAGTTAATGCATCATCGattgtaatttttgattaCGTAATGCTACCTATCGATCTCGGACGCGACTGACAacattatatttatatttatcaaaCACCgtcatccttctttcaatcttgCTGCTATCTTTTCtactttctcttttcttttatcCTCCTCAAAGTACTACGACAGAGGATTCACATGCTCCTCAGATTGTGGCTACCAGAACCATGCCTCTcatagaagaagaggacTTCGACTTTCCTCTAGCAGGTCCATCGTCGCTTTTACAAGCGCCTCCATCTTCGGCAACACGTCCCTTTTCGCCCATACCTGATGCCAATTTACCCACAGACTTTGGTGACTTGCTGGATGGACTGGCTgcagatgatttagatgacTTTGGAGACATCGATGCAGAAGACATACGCAACGATAAATCATTCGAAGAGGCTCATCCCAATCCAGcggaatttgatgatagtCTCGTTGGAGAAACACCCAATCTGGTACAAATACCAACAATGGTAGGATTCGCTACAGGACGAGGAACCAAATTGAAACCGCCTTCGAAAGAATCTATAGCAAGGGCTAGTAAGCTGTGGGctggtgaagaagaggaagaaggtaaaccCGATCAAGTCCAGCCAACTAAAAAACCTAGATTGAGTGATCctagtgaagatgatttcgatttaaacatagaagaagaggaaatgaTAGATTTTCCGATGGATTTTGTAGGATTCAAGACTGGTAGAAACAAAATCGTAGCTCCACCCAAAGCCGAATCACTGCAAAGAGCCTCCAAACTctttaatgaaattgatcaagcttTAGCGATCGAAGAAGCACAACCTTCCTCGTCTATCCCAACCAGTTCATTTCAAAAAGCGATCTTGCAGACTCCCACGAATATCCATAAGTCTGAATTTCCACCAACAGGCGGCGAAGGTCTCTTCGCAGCAGCTTCACTCCAAGGTACACAACGAACAGCAAGACCGCTAGATGATGTCGACGAGCACAATGATATACAgccttcttcatcgttcCCAAATGCTCCTGAACTACCTCGAGGATCCGGTTTCGCTCTCGCTTCCGGCAGTGCTGCGCCTCGTCTCAGTCACGGCTCTGTGAAACAAGCCCTTAATATCCTTAACGTCAAAGAAGATGCTTACCACTCCAGGCCCTCACTCCAATCTGAATCCGCGTTTCGGACTGCATCAAGCAGACCAACCACAACATACCATGACTCATCTACCAGTGGCTCGCGAGACTGTACAGGGGAGACTGAGAATGAGAAGCCAATATCCGGCTTCAAATCAGCGTCGGGCAAGCAAGTAGCTGCAATCAATGCGACTAGCAGAGCTGCCGTTgctaatcttttcaatGACCTTGACACCAATATGGTCACACCCAGTCGACCTCGTCCTCAAGAAGCAGCTCATTCAGCCGCACGAAACAACGCCTCGAGGACTACTTCGTTCATGCGCCCGAGATCTACTCAAGGCTCGAATCCACCTTCAACGCCATTACGTACTCCTACCAGTAATCCCGCTTCTCTAGCTAGACGACCTATACAGATCAAAACCCCTTCCGGACCGATTCGCAGGATTGGCCTCGGCTCGACTCCGGGCCAACGACAAGCAAAAAAAGGTTTCAACACCCCTTTCAAGACTGGTGGGGGCACATCCTACTTCCCGCCGATACCGGTACAGGATCCTGGAGCCTCGATGCAACGTGAGGTCTCTCATTATCAGCCAATATTTGATCTGGAATGTGAGTGACCATACACCTGCTTTCACTAGAGTGACTGACTCATCTGCCATTGCAGCAATCCCGGACAGAAGGAACTACAAGGCGGCGTTCCTACATCCACAGTATTGCAGCAAAGACGAACTGAAGGAGATGGGCATGTAGGTTCTTCTGCTGCAACCACCTGAATCATGCTGATGATGCTATTAGACCTGACGACATATTCGCTATTAACCTCGAGACTAGTCCTCGATATAGCTTTCTTGGCGACAATGCCATTTCTCTCGGGCCTGAAGCTGCATTGGACGCCCTGCACGCCGATGGGGGTGAATTTGCGAAAGCAAGCTGGGTGGTGAATCACTGGAGCCAAATTTTGTGGAAGCTGGCTGGTCAAGTCCAAGCCAAACCTACCTTGTTCTCTGAGAAGTGGGATTGGGATGAGGTCATCCGCCAGCTGAAATACCGGTAAGCAGTTCAAGCTCCTCGTGTTGGGATCGCTTTGCTCAGTCTTTTCAATCAGATACGAGCGGGAATACGGCTGCGCGGAAAGATCAGTAATCAAACGGATTCAAGAACATGATTCCCCTGCTGCTTTACCGATGGTCCTCGTCATATCTGCCGTACATCATACCGAAGCCGAGGACAAGAAATCGATGGATTATCTCCTCGAGCTAACGGATGGATGGTACCGTATCAAAGCACACATAGATGAATGCCTTTCTCAAGCTGTATTAAAGGGTAGGATCGCAGTTGGCAGGAAGATAGCCGTCTCTGGTGCTAAGGTAAGCCATCTCCTTTTCCTGCAAGACCTCTTAGTTGACCACAATTGAAAAGCTTGAATCGAGCAATGACGGTACAGACGTTTTGGAGGCTCTCAACAATTCTCGCCTCATAATATCCGGAAATTCAACTTCGTTTGCAAGATGGACTGCCAAGCTGGGTAAACAACCTCGACCTTTCATAGCTTCTTTATCGAGCTTATCGGCAGACGGCGGAATCATTAGCCTCATGGATGTGATTCTAGAAAAGGTGTTCCCAATCGCTTACATGGGTAAAGGCGAGTCGCCTTGGggagaagaggaggaaCAAATCAGACAGGACGCATGGATCGTGAGTTTTGCTTCTCTTGGGTAACTTCATACTTTCATTGTTCCCGTTGGACATCCAGTCAGTCTATACGGATCCGCCCTCATTGTCTGATGGTCAAACGTCTGTGAGGTCAAGCAACCGCTGACA
The window above is part of the Kwoniella pini CBS 10737 chromosome 11, complete sequence genome. Proteins encoded here:
- a CDS encoding homoserine O-acetyltransferase, with the protein product MPPRATLPRSVQLPSNKLTWKPPKPHLASYHPPAPTASSSSTTYFVPPTSPQLPPRRKPIFNPGGFGLQSSPKPAPSPRSWKGKEKEIEEIQKKDDELRRDEERLEGKESTKGKEEAEACYVPPPATLHFHSTNQLPLLYSPQPLPPFQIAYETWGKLNSARDNAILLHTGLSASSHVASGGNDVSTSTSSKPGWWEDFVGSGKSIDTDKFFVICTNVLGGCFGSTGPSSPYPPGDGETRWATRFPMLSIHDMTRAQLDLLDYLKIDKLYASIGSSMGGMQSISMAYIAPERVGRVASISASGRSGLNGVGMRYAQRSVLMADPNWNRGFYYDGVPPHNGMKLARQIATITYRSGPEWEQRFGRQMLSEQEAALDSDGNPDVPRLSPDFLIETYLDHQGERFCLTYDANSMIYLSKAMDLFDMSSTALTSLAKKFNTAYPNSNPFPYPSDPVGISVSLPRNENLLKFKENDKNEIEIKKKLKKFIPTSKSPHLSELSLGLKRLKDIPALVLGVQSDVLFPVEQQRELADALKLTGNQNVTYYELGGVWGHDTFLLDVQNVGGAIRGFLH
- a CDS encoding translation elongation factor Tu, giving the protein MMRNVISSRVSSALRTTETRAAIRPLAGPSVPLARTLVTKPLPTPRFRALVQCPRRLPTRGYAAEAGGKFSRKKPHFNIGTIGHVDHGKTTLTAAITKYLAEQGGGKFMDYSQIDKAPEEKARGITISTAHVEYETPNRHYAHIDCPGHADYIKNMITGAAQLDGAIIVVSATDGQMPQTREHLLLARQVGIKRLVVFINKVDQVDDPEMLELVEMEMRELLSEFGFEGEETPIVMGTALAALEGKDPERGANKIKELMEQADTWLELPPRDLEKPFLMYVEDVFSISGRGTVVTGKVERGVITKGSEVEIVGMGSPIKTTLTGIEMFHKELERGEAGDNMGALLRGIKREQVRRGQVLVQPGSIKSVKKFKAQLYILTKEEGGRYTPFMANYRPQLFIRTTDVTVSLNFPEGTEGAHEKLVMPGDNVEMIGDLVHDIALEPGSRFTLREGGKTIGTGIVNEIYE